A genomic segment from Macrobrachium rosenbergii isolate ZJJX-2024 chromosome 58, ASM4041242v1, whole genome shotgun sequence encodes:
- the LOC136837255 gene encoding piggyBac transposable element-derived protein 3-like — protein sequence MEQIDNNPRQLFYGPSTADFPRTPPDIFELFLDTAAIELLTNETGKYAAQNGNHQFSLSCNEMKIFVAILLLSGYCSVSRRRLHWSTELDTHNELISNSMRRNRFEEIMRYFHAADNTDLNPDGKFAKVRPFLDILNKNYLSYGKYEGNNPNVYASEYGLGGKVVLNILDTLQAEYPGIKFSLYFDNFFTSIKLLEEIKRRGHGATGALRANRVEKCPLTINKKFEKLPRGSEEHFLEILKF from the exons ATGGAACAAATAGACAACAACCCCCGTCAGCTTTTTTACGGACCATCTACTGCTGATTTTCCACGAACCCCACCTGATATATTTGAACTTTTTCTTGATACTGCTGCCATAGAACTTCTAACTAATGAAACTGGGAAATACGCAGCACAAAATGGTAACCATCAGTTCTCTTTATCAtgtaatgagatgaaaatatttgttgcaaTTCTGTTGCTATCAGGCTATTGTTCTGTATCAAGACGCAGATTACACTGGTCAACGGAACTGGATACTCATAATGagctaatatccaattcaatgCGTCGGAATAGGTTTGAAGAGATCATGAGGTATTTCCATGCTGCAGATAATACGGATCTGAATCCAGACGGGAAGTTTGCCAAAGTACGCCCATTTTTGGACATTCTAAATAAAAACTATCTTTCCTATG GAAAATACGAAGGAAATAATCCAAATGTGTATGCAAGTGAATATGGATTAGGAGGGAAAGTTGTTCTAAACATTCTTGACACACTTCAAGCTGAATATCCGggaataaaattttctctttattttgataaCTTCTTCACCTCAATAAAACTCTTAGAAGAGATCAAAAGAAGAGGTCATGGTGCCACAGGTGCCCTAAGAGCCAACAGAGTAGAAAAATGTCCACTGACTATCAACAAGAAGTTTGAAAAGTTGCCAAGAGGTAGTGAAGAGCATTTCTTAGAGATTCTCAAATTCTAG
- the LOC136837254 gene encoding uncharacterized protein — MDRGPAFLSELWTSLARLLGTTHYSTTTYNPAANGLVERFHRSLQASVMARCTTNNWKYLLSWVLLGLRTAPRANGDPSAAEKVYGESLFVLGELITQDRDNLTAQRLRNRVGKFAPASTRIGISSFVKVMKVTNVFFFP, encoded by the coding sequence atggacaggggcccagctttcctgtccgagctgtggacctccctggcacgcctgcttgGGACCACTCActacagcaccaccacctacaaccctgcagccaacggattggtggaaaggttccacaggtctctgcaGGCGTCcgtcatggctcgttgcaccacCAACAATTGGAAGTACCTGCTgtcctgggtcctcctcgggttgcggactgcccccagagccaacggcgacccgtctgCAGCTGAAAAAGTCTACGGAGAGTCCCTCTTTGTCCTGGGCGAACTTATCACGCAGGACCGGGACAACCTAACAGCACAAAGGCTCCGCAACAGGGTCGGAAAGTTTGCCCCTGCCagcacaaggataggcattagtagtttcgtaaaggtgatGAAGGTGacaaatgtattctttttcccttaa